In a single window of the Gemmatimonadota bacterium genome:
- a CDS encoding deoxyhypusine synthase family protein codes for MSQSGPISQFVRHHYRHFNAAALVDASTAYTAHLDGGGKMMITLAGAMSTAELGLSLAEMIRQDKVQIITCTGANLEEDIFNLVAHDYYERVPNYRDLTPADEQKLLDRHMNRVTDTCIPEMEAMRRLETAVLDEWVAADKAGERYFPHEFFYRVLRSGKLKQYYQIDPKDSWLLAACEKNLPIVVPGWEDSTLGNMFAGHVISGDVKNVHTVRTGIEYMMVLADWYTKNSNVPGGIGFFQIGGGIAGDFPICVVPMLHQDLQRDDIPVWGYFCQISDSTTSYGSYSGAVPNEKITWGKLAIDTPKFIVESDASIVAPLMFALILNW; via the coding sequence GTGTCCCAGTCGGGCCCGATTTCACAGTTCGTTCGCCATCACTACCGCCACTTCAACGCGGCGGCTCTGGTCGACGCGTCGACCGCATATACCGCCCACCTCGACGGTGGCGGCAAGATGATGATCACCCTCGCCGGTGCGATGAGCACCGCCGAACTCGGCCTCTCCCTCGCCGAGATGATCCGGCAGGACAAGGTGCAGATCATCACCTGCACCGGCGCAAACCTCGAGGAAGACATCTTCAACCTGGTGGCGCACGACTACTACGAGCGCGTCCCCAACTATCGCGACCTCACACCGGCAGATGAGCAGAAGCTGCTCGATCGTCACATGAACCGTGTCACCGACACCTGTATTCCCGAGATGGAAGCGATGCGCCGGCTCGAGACAGCGGTGCTCGATGAGTGGGTTGCGGCCGACAAGGCCGGCGAGCGCTACTTCCCGCACGAGTTCTTCTATCGGGTGCTGCGCAGCGGCAAGCTCAAGCAGTACTACCAGATCGACCCGAAGGACTCCTGGCTGCTGGCGGCTTGCGAGAAGAACCTGCCGATCGTGGTTCCCGGCTGGGAAGACTCCACTCTCGGCAACATGTTCGCGGGCCACGTCATCTCGGGTGATGTGAAGAACGTCCACACTGTGCGCACCGGCATTGAGTACATGATGGTGCTCGCCGACTGGTACACGAAGAACAGCAATGTCCCGGGCGGCATCGGCTTCTTCCAGATCGGTGGCGGGATTGCGGGCGACTTCCCGATCTGTGTTGTTCCGATGCTGCACCAGGACTTGCAGCGCGATGACATTCCGGTCTGGGGCTACTTCTGCCAGATCTCGGACAGCACCACCAGCTACGGCTCCTACTCCGGCGCCGTGCCGAACGAGAAGATCACCTGGGGCAAGCTCGCCATCGACACGCCCAAGTTCATCGTGGAAAGCGACGCCAGCATCGTGGCGCCGCTGATGTTTGCGTTGATCCTCAACTGGTAA
- a CDS encoding THUMP domain-containing protein: MPLPERLSCWAMTAPGVELLTAAELVRLGLTPGASEPGGVEFTASAAELARALLWLRTANRITVRLAEFRATSFAELEKHAKRVAWGDVVTPGGAVHFRVTSKKSKLYHQDGIAERLERSVAGAVAGVTAIRAPSVAEELEDDVAALPEVQRVIVRVFRDQVTLSADASGALLYLRGWRQAVAKAPLRETLAATLIAASGWSGEESPRGPLMDPFCGSGTIPIEAALLARRMAPGRGRRFAAESWPGIGTTATGRAAIWSAERAHAKALELPLSRVVIAGYDRDAGAIAAAIANAERAGVSADVSFSRQSLSQLPTDDGEGWLVTNPPYGARIGERTALRDLYATLGRVMAERRPGWHLTMLSADRMLDAQLRLPLHEALRTTNGGIPVRVVRS, from the coding sequence GTGCCTCTTCCCGAACGTCTTTCCTGCTGGGCGATGACCGCGCCCGGCGTCGAGCTGCTGACAGCGGCCGAACTCGTGCGTCTGGGCCTCACGCCGGGCGCCTCTGAGCCGGGCGGGGTGGAGTTCACCGCCAGCGCGGCCGAACTCGCCCGGGCGCTGCTCTGGTTGCGGACCGCCAACCGGATCACCGTGCGACTTGCCGAGTTCCGGGCGACTTCGTTTGCCGAACTGGAGAAGCACGCCAAGCGAGTGGCATGGGGAGATGTCGTGACGCCGGGCGGGGCGGTGCATTTCCGGGTGACCTCGAAGAAATCGAAGCTCTACCATCAGGACGGCATTGCCGAACGACTCGAACGGAGCGTCGCGGGAGCAGTGGCGGGCGTGACGGCGATTCGCGCGCCGTCGGTGGCCGAGGAACTCGAGGATGACGTTGCTGCCCTGCCGGAGGTGCAGCGGGTGATCGTCCGGGTCTTCCGGGATCAGGTCACCCTCTCGGCCGACGCTTCCGGTGCGCTGCTCTACCTGCGCGGCTGGCGTCAGGCGGTCGCGAAGGCGCCACTGCGCGAAACGCTGGCGGCCACCCTCATTGCCGCGAGCGGGTGGAGCGGCGAGGAATCGCCGCGCGGTCCGCTGATGGATCCGTTCTGTGGTTCGGGGACGATTCCGATCGAGGCAGCGCTGCTGGCACGCCGGATGGCGCCAGGGCGCGGTCGGCGCTTCGCGGCCGAATCGTGGCCCGGCATCGGCACCACGGCGACCGGGCGGGCCGCGATCTGGAGTGCCGAGCGTGCGCACGCCAAAGCACTCGAGCTGCCACTGTCTCGCGTGGTGATCGCGGGATACGATCGCGATGCCGGCGCCATCGCCGCTGCCATCGCCAACGCCGAGCGTGCGGGGGTGTCGGCGGACGTGAGCTTCTCACGGCAATCACTGTCGCAACTGCCAACCGACGACGGTGAAGGGTGGCTGGTGACCAATCCACCGTACGGCGCGCGGATCGGTGAACGGACAGCGTTGCGCGATCTCTACGCCACGCTCGGTCGGGTGATGGCGGAGCGGCGGCCGGGGTGGCATCTCACGATGTTGAGCGCCGACCGGATGCTTGATGCGCAGTTGCGGTTGCCGTTGCACGAGGCGCTGCGGACGACCAACGGTGGGATTCCGGTGCGGGTGGTGAGGTCCTGA
- a CDS encoding kelch repeat-containing protein: protein MMRSKVTVSLFLLTAVAHAPAALAQTEGAPPHAYSAAGAFDPARGLVIFGGFLRGGYSGDTWEFAGDRWSRSTRPGPSGRNGPAMVYDSSRHQLVLFGGDTRTTGPLGDTWLRDGEQWREIVTAGPPARSVFAMTWDSKRSRVVLFGGAGTAGLLNDTWEWNGAQWSRRATDGPSARTLHAMAFDPVRGRVVLYGGAAVLDPEASALDDTWEWDGTTWREIRVRGPGGRNHHAMHWDPARRVIVLYGGMGPGGEHGNETWGYDGTTWRRLPIDGPRRRFPVMALDSRAGSLLLFGGFDDQPSSDLFRLGARGWSLLTPK, encoded by the coding sequence ATGATGCGAAGCAAGGTCACCGTCTCCCTGTTTCTGCTGACGGCCGTCGCACACGCTCCTGCTGCGCTGGCCCAGACCGAGGGCGCGCCGCCACACGCCTACTCTGCTGCCGGCGCCTTCGACCCTGCACGGGGTCTCGTCATCTTCGGCGGCTTCCTGCGCGGCGGATATAGTGGCGACACCTGGGAGTTTGCCGGCGATCGCTGGAGCCGTTCGACCAGGCCAGGGCCGAGCGGACGGAACGGGCCCGCGATGGTATACGACTCCTCCCGGCATCAGCTCGTCCTCTTCGGTGGCGATACCCGCACCACCGGACCGCTCGGCGATACCTGGCTACGTGACGGCGAGCAGTGGCGAGAGATCGTCACCGCTGGCCCACCGGCACGATCCGTCTTCGCGATGACGTGGGACAGCAAGCGATCCCGAGTGGTCCTCTTCGGAGGCGCCGGCACCGCCGGACTGCTCAATGACACCTGGGAATGGAATGGTGCGCAGTGGTCACGCCGAGCGACCGACGGCCCGTCGGCGCGCACCCTGCATGCGATGGCATTCGATCCGGTTCGCGGCCGCGTCGTGTTGTATGGCGGCGCCGCGGTGCTCGATCCTGAGGCTTCCGCACTCGATGACACCTGGGAATGGGACGGCACCACCTGGCGTGAGATCCGGGTGCGGGGACCCGGTGGCAGAAATCATCACGCGATGCACTGGGATCCTGCGCGGCGAGTGATCGTCCTCTACGGCGGGATGGGACCCGGTGGCGAACACGGTAACGAGACCTGGGGCTACGACGGCACGACCTGGCGTCGACTGCCGATCGATGGTCCGCGTCGCCGCTTCCCGGTCATGGCCCTCGATTCACGTGCGGGTTCGCTGTTGCTCTTCGGTGGCTTCGACGACCAGCCATCGAGCGATCTCTTCCGGCTCGGCGCGCGAGGGTGGTCGCTGCTCACGCCGAAATAA
- a CDS encoding EamA family transporter codes for MGWYPLEVPAGVCRRALSLPQGDGAAAGSAPIKPQRTAILLAFLTLYVVWGSTYLGIRIAVETLPPFLLAGARFTIAGSAMLLWAWSRGTRLPTQREWLGAAGVGFCLVTLSNALIVYVEERIPSGVVALFAAGSPLLIALFTRQRTGVPLGNRRIGGLALGTIGLILLGSATLTAVHDVPRLVLIAIAMIAWGVGATYGRDWPHAPDLLMSSGAQMLAGGLIALTAGTLLGEISAFDPHAVSLRSVLAWSYLTVFGSMLAYTVFQWLMSHVDATAVASYTYINPIVALGLGALFAGERIGGRVVAATALLVPAVVLVVTGGATATGAADTHSADR; via the coding sequence CTGGGATGGTACCCGCTGGAAGTTCCCGCCGGTGTATGCCGACGAGCCCTGTCTCTTCCACAAGGTGATGGCGCCGCCGCGGGGAGTGCGCCCATAAAGCCGCAGCGCACCGCGATCCTGCTGGCGTTCCTGACACTCTACGTCGTCTGGGGCTCCACCTACCTCGGCATCCGGATCGCGGTCGAGACCCTGCCACCCTTTCTCCTGGCAGGAGCACGATTCACGATCGCCGGCAGCGCCATGCTGCTCTGGGCCTGGAGCCGCGGAACGCGTCTGCCGACACAGCGCGAGTGGCTCGGGGCGGCAGGTGTTGGTTTCTGCCTGGTGACGCTGAGCAACGCCCTCATTGTCTACGTCGAAGAGCGTATTCCCTCCGGCGTCGTGGCGCTCTTCGCTGCCGGGTCGCCGCTGCTGATCGCGCTCTTCACCCGCCAGCGCACCGGTGTGCCGCTTGGCAATCGTCGCATCGGGGGACTCGCACTCGGCACCATCGGTCTCATCCTGCTCGGAAGCGCCACCCTCACCGCCGTGCACGATGTGCCGCGACTCGTGCTCATCGCGATCGCGATGATCGCCTGGGGTGTGGGAGCAACGTATGGTCGCGACTGGCCGCACGCGCCCGACCTGCTGATGAGCAGCGGGGCGCAGATGCTCGCTGGCGGATTGATTGCGCTCACGGCCGGGACCCTGCTCGGGGAGATCAGCGCGTTCGACCCGCACGCCGTGTCGCTGCGCTCCGTGCTGGCGTGGAGCTACCTCACCGTTTTCGGATCGATGCTCGCCTACACCGTCTTCCAGTGGCTCATGTCCCACGTCGACGCGACCGCGGTGGCGAGTTACACCTACATCAATCCCATCGTGGCACTCGGCCTCGGCGCCCTCTTTGCCGGTGAACGGATTGGCGGCCGTGTCGTGGCCGCGACGGCGTTGCTGGTGCCAGCGGTGGTGCTGGTGGTGACTGGTGGAGCCACCGCCACCGGGGCAGCAGACACGCATTCGGCCGACAGGTAA
- a CDS encoding insulinase family protein, with protein MPRPLWILASFALFAATSLSAQSPALIADTTVHAGVLPNGLHYYIKQNATPAARLELRLVVRAGSVLEDDDQKGLAHFVEHMAFNGTTRFAKNDLVQYLESIGVRFGADLNASTSFDETVYILPVPSDKPAIVERAFDILQDWATGVRFDSSEVVNERGVVLGEWRSGLGVGSRLRDKEFPLLFAGSRYAERLPIGDTATIGHAEPSPIRRFYRDWYRPDLMAVVAVGDVPVAQLEALIRDRFSALRSPASPRPRIDAPVPEVAGTRFSIATDPELTSESIQLLVRRPSLPAWRLESDERRQLVSSLVSSIAGQRLSDLARKPDAPFVGAFFGPSRLVRDIEVFALTVNAKEGKSKEAFEAVLTERRRLDAHGVLPAELERAKASLLRGREQSAAEQDKQFSGSFVNQLVDAFLNGNTVVSARTRLELAQRLLPSITRDEVNATIRGSARGTDRFLAVRAPEKSAAAMPTREQLLAILDRTDTATVAPWTETTVAGPLVPVQPTPGRIVSTRQHPTLGITEWRLSNGARVLVKPTDFKADQIVVGGSAPGGLSLLEDKDLINGMLATAIVQQSGYGQFDAPSLRRRMAGKVAVTFPIISETTQELGGLTAPKDLATFFELLYLTVTAPRLDSAAVAAFRSQVRTALANRDLQPATAFSDTVTLTMGMNSPRSQPMTLARFETLDVNRALAIYKERFADFSDWTFTIVGNVNLDSLRPLVERWIGGLPAKGRHEKWRDRSVGPPAGQITKLIHKGKEPVSTQVVFFTGKAEVTTSAEELAADAVGEILQTRLLEKLREAMGATYGVQVNTNVTAIPKQQYQTVISFTSTPAQADTLWAAAFDVITALRADGPTGDELHKYVEQARRSTEVDVKTNFWWSGMIGDHTEKGAPLEEILGWGARLDALTPAIVQDAARKYLDPTRVARFVLLPENKPVP; from the coding sequence ATGCCTCGCCCCCTGTGGATTCTCGCCTCCTTCGCGCTCTTCGCCGCCACATCACTCTCCGCGCAGAGCCCGGCACTCATCGCCGACACGACTGTGCACGCCGGCGTTCTCCCCAACGGCCTGCACTACTATATCAAGCAGAACGCCACGCCGGCTGCCCGACTCGAATTGCGCCTCGTGGTCCGCGCGGGATCGGTCCTCGAGGATGACGACCAGAAGGGACTGGCCCACTTCGTCGAGCACATGGCATTCAACGGCACCACTCGTTTCGCGAAGAACGACCTGGTGCAATATCTCGAATCCATCGGCGTGCGATTCGGCGCCGACCTCAACGCCTCCACTTCCTTCGATGAGACCGTCTACATCCTGCCGGTGCCGAGCGACAAGCCGGCAATTGTGGAGCGTGCGTTCGACATCCTGCAGGACTGGGCGACCGGCGTCCGTTTCGACTCCAGCGAAGTCGTGAACGAGCGCGGTGTAGTTCTCGGCGAGTGGCGCAGCGGGCTGGGCGTCGGCTCGCGCCTGCGCGACAAGGAGTTCCCGCTCCTCTTTGCCGGATCCCGCTACGCCGAGCGGCTCCCGATCGGTGACACGGCCACGATCGGCCACGCGGAGCCGTCGCCGATCCGTCGCTTCTATCGCGACTGGTATCGCCCCGACCTGATGGCCGTGGTCGCCGTGGGCGATGTCCCTGTCGCGCAACTCGAGGCCCTCATCCGCGATCGCTTCAGCGCGCTTCGTTCGCCCGCATCTCCTCGGCCGCGGATCGACGCGCCGGTGCCGGAAGTCGCCGGCACGCGCTTCTCGATCGCAACTGATCCGGAGCTCACCAGCGAGTCGATTCAATTGCTGGTTCGGCGACCGAGCCTTCCCGCCTGGCGTCTCGAGTCCGATGAGCGTCGCCAGCTGGTGAGTTCGCTGGTCTCCAGCATCGCCGGGCAGCGCCTCTCCGATCTCGCGCGGAAGCCGGATGCGCCGTTCGTCGGCGCCTTCTTCGGCCCATCGCGCCTGGTGAGAGATATCGAAGTGTTCGCGCTCACGGTGAACGCGAAGGAAGGGAAGAGCAAGGAAGCCTTCGAGGCAGTGCTCACCGAGCGTCGACGTCTCGACGCGCACGGCGTGCTCCCGGCCGAACTCGAACGGGCCAAGGCCTCGCTGCTGCGCGGACGCGAGCAGTCAGCCGCCGAACAGGACAAGCAGTTTTCCGGCTCCTTCGTCAACCAGCTGGTTGATGCCTTCCTCAACGGCAACACCGTGGTCTCCGCCCGCACTCGCCTCGAACTCGCGCAGCGCCTGTTGCCTTCCATCACGCGCGATGAAGTGAACGCAACGATTCGCGGCAGCGCACGCGGAACCGATCGCTTCCTGGCCGTCCGCGCGCCCGAGAAATCCGCGGCGGCAATGCCGACCCGCGAACAGCTGCTCGCCATCCTTGATCGCACCGACACTGCGACCGTCGCGCCGTGGACCGAGACCACCGTTGCCGGCCCACTCGTCCCGGTGCAGCCGACTCCCGGACGCATCGTGAGCACCCGCCAGCATCCGACGCTGGGCATCACCGAATGGCGGCTCTCGAATGGTGCGCGTGTGCTGGTGAAGCCCACCGATTTCAAGGCCGACCAGATCGTCGTGGGCGGCAGTGCGCCGGGCGGCCTCTCGCTCCTCGAGGACAAGGACCTCATCAACGGGATGCTGGCGACTGCGATCGTGCAGCAGAGCGGCTATGGCCAGTTCGATGCGCCCTCGCTTCGCCGACGGATGGCGGGCAAGGTCGCCGTCACCTTTCCCATCATCTCGGAAACGACGCAGGAACTCGGTGGCCTCACCGCCCCGAAGGACCTCGCGACCTTCTTCGAACTCCTCTACCTCACGGTCACTGCGCCACGGCTCGACTCTGCGGCCGTGGCGGCATTCCGGAGCCAGGTCCGGACCGCACTCGCCAATCGCGACCTCCAGCCCGCGACCGCGTTCTCGGACACTGTGACTCTCACGATGGGAATGAACTCACCGCGGTCGCAGCCGATGACCCTCGCCCGCTTCGAGACGCTTGACGTCAATCGTGCCCTCGCGATCTACAAGGAACGCTTTGCCGATTTCAGCGACTGGACCTTCACCATCGTCGGTAACGTGAACCTCGACTCGCTGCGTCCGCTGGTTGAACGCTGGATCGGCGGCCTGCCAGCCAAGGGTCGTCACGAGAAGTGGCGCGATCGCTCGGTCGGGCCGCCCGCGGGGCAGATCACCAAACTGATTCACAAGGGGAAGGAACCGGTCAGCACCCAGGTTGTCTTCTTCACGGGCAAGGCCGAAGTCACAACCTCCGCCGAGGAGCTCGCGGCCGATGCGGTCGGGGAGATCCTGCAGACGCGATTGCTGGAGAAGTTGCGCGAGGCGATGGGAGCGACCTATGGCGTGCAGGTCAACACCAACGTCACCGCCATCCCGAAGCAGCAGTACCAGACGGTGATTTCCTTCACCTCGACGCCGGCTCAGGCCGACACACTCTGGGCCGCCGCGTTCGACGTGATCACGGCGCTCCGCGCCGATGGTCCGACCGGCGACGAGCTCCACAAGTATGTCGAACAGGCGCGGCGCAGCACCGAGGTCGACGTCAAGACCAATTTCTGGTGGTCAGGAATGATTGGGGACCACACCGAAAAGGGCGCGCCGCTCGAGGAGATCCTCGGCTGGGGTGCGCGCCTCGACGCGCTGACCCCCGCGATCGTGCAGGACGCGGCCCGGAAGTATCTCGACCCGACCCGCGTCGCCCGCTTTGTGCTGCTGCCGGAAAACAAGCCGGTACCGTAG
- a CDS encoding metallophosphoesterase — translation MPTLWATDIHLDHAGPEARQGFLAALQEQHGETLVLTGDISLASRFVDDLTAIAGAAGCPVYYLLGNHDHYGAGVGEVRDRATALAEQRPDIQWLPPAGVVTLASGTALVGVDGWADGRFGDPLNTPLVLNDDRLIAELAVHDSRRAKLFVKRALADADAARLQTLLERAAAVANRILVATHVPPFPEALPTRGRLASPAWQPLLVCGATGSVLRRFAAGHPEHDLTVLCGHTHVEASAAILPNLRVRVARARYGAPGVTTL, via the coding sequence ATGCCGACGTTGTGGGCCACCGACATCCATCTCGACCACGCCGGTCCGGAAGCGCGCCAGGGATTTCTCGCCGCATTGCAGGAGCAGCACGGCGAAACCCTTGTTCTCACCGGCGACATCTCCCTCGCCTCGCGCTTCGTTGACGACCTCACCGCCATTGCCGGCGCCGCTGGCTGCCCGGTCTATTATCTCCTGGGCAACCACGATCACTATGGTGCGGGGGTGGGCGAGGTCCGCGACCGCGCGACCGCACTCGCCGAACAACGACCCGATATCCAGTGGCTGCCACCTGCTGGAGTTGTGACACTGGCATCCGGCACGGCGTTGGTCGGCGTCGATGGCTGGGCCGATGGGCGGTTCGGCGATCCCCTCAATACTCCGCTCGTGCTCAATGACGACCGGCTGATCGCCGAGCTCGCGGTGCACGACTCGCGACGCGCCAAACTCTTCGTGAAACGCGCCCTGGCCGATGCCGACGCCGCCCGGCTCCAGACGCTGCTCGAACGCGCGGCGGCCGTGGCGAACCGAATCCTTGTGGCGACCCACGTGCCGCCGTTCCCGGAAGCGCTGCCGACCCGCGGCCGGTTGGCATCTCCGGCCTGGCAACCGCTGCTGGTCTGCGGTGCGACCGGGAGTGTGCTCCGCCGATTCGCCGCGGGACACCCTGAGCACGATCTCACCGTGCTCTGTGGTCACACCCACGTGGAGGCGAGCGCCGCGATCCTCCCGAACCTTCGCGTGCGGGTTGCTCGTGCGCGGTACGGCGCACCAGGAGTGACCACGCTCTAG